The following proteins come from a genomic window of Aricia agestis chromosome 19, ilAriAges1.1, whole genome shotgun sequence:
- the LOC121736722 gene encoding zinc finger protein OZF-like has protein sequence MHTGEKLFSCNICPSKFSKKQSLTVHTRIHTGEKPFSCDICPSKFTTKQNLTVHTRVHTGEKLFSCDICSKKFPSKSHLNRHTRVHTGEKLFSCDICSKKFPSKSHLNRHTRVHTGEKPFGCDICSKKFTQRSNLTAHTRVHHTGEKQFSCDTRSQKGSLTTHTRKHTGEKPFSCDICSKKFSHKIHLTAHTRVHTGEKQ, from the exons ATGCATACAGGAGAGAAACTATTTAGTTGTAACATTTGTCCAAgtaaatttagtaaaaaacaaTCTTTGACTGTACACACTAGAATTCATACTGGAGAGAAACCATTTAGTTGTGACATTTGTCcgagtaaatttactacaaaacaAAATTTGACTGTACACACTAGAGTTCATACAGGAGAGAAACTATTTAGTTGTGACATATGTTCAAAGAAATTTCCAAGTAAAAGCCATTTGAATAGACACACAAGAGTGCATACAGGCGAGAAACTATTTAGTTGTGACATATGTTCAAAGAAATTTCCAAGTAAAAGCCATTTGAATAGACACACAAGAGTGCATACAGGCGAGAAACCATTTGGTTGTGACATATGTTCAAAAAAATTTACACAGAGAAGCAATTTGACTGCACACACTAGAGTTCATCATACAGGCGAGAAACAATTTAGTTGTGATACGAGG TCACAGAAAGGCAGTTTGACTACACACACAAGAAAACATACAG GTGAGAAACCATTTAGTTGTGACATATGTTCAAAGAAATTTTCACACAAAATCCATTTGACTGCACACACTAGAGTTCATACAGGCGAGAAACAATAA
- the LOC121736356 gene encoding ferrochelatase, mitochondrial, with the protein MLSNVCGSSSRMFQQLSCLVRAASTSAQKPKTAIVMLNMGGPKTVDQVQDYLLRIMTDRDMIQLPVQSKLGPWIASRRTEEVKKKYMEIGGGSPIYKWTDLQGKLLTEALDKMLPESAPHKHYIAFRYVPPFTDETFSQLEKDGVERAVIFSQYPQYSCATTGSSLNAIADFYRDRQLPNIKFSLIERWATTPLLAQVFAERIQEKLQLFEPAVRDKVLVLFTAHSLPLKAVSRGDTYPHEVAASVAATVARLARPNPHRLVWQSKVGPLPWLQPYTDDAIKMYAKQGCKHMILVPIAFVNEHIETLHELDIEYCDEVAKEAGVLQIERAAAPNDHPTFIKALAEVVSQHLNSGAGASTQYLTRCPHCVSARCKSSKEFFDTLCNEGAARVAL; encoded by the exons ATGCTGTCGAATGTtt GTGGTTCTAGTTCAAGGATGTTCCAACAATTGTCATGTTTGGTCCGAGCAGCCTCAACTTCAGCACAAAAACCCAAAACTGCTATTGTGATGCTCAACATGGGAGGTCCTAAGACAGTTGATCAG GTACAAGACTATTTGTTAAGGATAATGACGGACAGGGATATGATACAATTGCCCGTCCAGAGCAAACTCGGGCCGTGGATAGCGAGCCGGAGAACCGAGGAGGTGAAAAAGAAGTACATGGAGATAGGAGGAGGTTCTCCCATCTATAAATGGACCGATCTACAAG GTAAACTACTGACGGAGGCTTTAGACAAGATGTTACCGGAGTCAGCCCCTCACAAACATTACATAGCGTTCAGATATGTACCACCCTTCACAGATGAGACATTCAGCCAGTTAGAAAA GGACGGTGTGGAACGGGCGGTGATATTCTCCCAGTACCCGCAGTACAGCTGCGCGACCACCGGCTCCAGTTTAAACGCCATCGCCGACTTCTACAGAGACAg acAGCTGCCAAATATCAAATTCAGCCTGATCGAGCGGTGGGCGACGACGCCGCTGCTGGCGCAGGTGTTCGCGGAGAGGATCCAGGAGAAGCTGCAGCTATTCGAGCCGGCCGTGCGCGATAAAGTGCTCGTGCTGTTTACCGCGCACAGCCTGCCGCTCAAG GCGGTTTCGCGCGGCGATACGTACCCGCACGAGGTGGCGGCGTCCGTCGCGGCGACGGTCGCGCGTCTCGCCCGCCCCAACCCCCACCGCCTGGTGTGGCAGAGCAAGGTCGGCCCACTGCCCTGGCTGCAGCCGTACACCGACGACGCTATCAAG ATGTACGCGAAGCAAGGGTGTAAGCACATGATTCTGGTGCCGATCGCGTTCGTCAACGAGCACATTGAGACGCTGCACGAGCTTGACATCGAGTACTGCGACGAGGTGGCCAAAGAG GCGGGCGTCCTGCAAATAGAGCGCGCGGCGGCGCCCAATGACCATCCGACATTCATAAAGGCGCTGGCCGAAGTCGTGTCGCAGCATTTAAACAGCGGCGCCGGCGCCTCCACACAGTACCTCACCAG